A window of Ammospiza caudacuta isolate bAmmCau1 chromosome 29, bAmmCau1.pri, whole genome shotgun sequence contains these coding sequences:
- the PDE4A gene encoding LOW QUALITY PROTEIN: cAMP-specific 3',5'-cyclic phosphodiesterase 4A (The sequence of the model RefSeq protein was modified relative to this genomic sequence to represent the inferred CDS: deleted 2 bases in 2 codons) codes for MAPMAPMAPAAPGGGRGAPPSPSPARAGVSRPRPPPAQRRESFLYRSESDLDASPRSLSRCSSVNSDVHGEDLIVTPFAQVLASLRSVRSNLSILTKGSSPPGCTLSPLGSQPPPGTAAISEATSQQLARDTLQELDWCLEQLETLQTHRAVSEMASNKFKRMLNRELSHLSGMSRSGNQVSEYIASTFLDKQPEVEIPSPGPPERDKRRRPPPGPGGGGGARALPPGCDPRDPPRDPPPGPPAPPRYGVETDTEEQLGKELDNLNQWGLNIFRVSEFSNNRSLSCIMFTIFQERDLVRSFAIPERALLGWVWVNFGWFWHYHPDVAYHNSLHAADVLQSTHVLLATPPSQDVFTDLEVLAALFAAAIHDVDHPGVSNQFLINTNSELALLYNDESVLENHHLAVGFKLLQEQDCDIFQNLSRRQRQALRQMVIDMVLATDMSKHMSLLADLKTMVETKKVTSSGVLLLDNYTDRIQVLRNMVHCADLSNPTKPLGLYRQWTERIMEEFFRQGDRERERGMEISPMCDKHSASVEKSQVGFIDFVVQPLWEAWAELVHPDAREMLRALHENREWFRLRAPLSPEPPPAPGPPPGPPRFRFEPPPDGDGQDPSPPAPRQREGPEWTSPGSPVSPVISPVPVPVPVSVPPVTPPVPSDLQEVPEPLSGGSVTVPEPPGTVRTRPRWVGGLWGWAAR; via the exons ATGGCCCCAATGGCCCCAATGGCCCCAGCGGCCCCTGGGGGGGGGCGCGGAGCCCCCCcgagccccagcccagcccgggccGGGGTCTCCAGGCCGCGCCCCCCCCCCGCGCAGCGCCGCGAGTCCTTCCTGTACCGCTCCGAGAGCGACCTGGACGCGTCCCCGCGCAGCCTGTCCCGCTGCTCCTCCGTCAACAGCGATGT CCACGGTGAGGATTTGATCGTCACCCCCTTTGCTCAG GTCCTGGCCAGTCTCCGCAGTGTCCGCAGCAACCTCTCCATCCTGACCAAAGGCTCCAGCCCCCCGGGCTGCAC GCTGTCGCCCCTGGGCTCGCAGCCCCCCCCCGGCACAGCCGCGATATCAG aggcCACGTCCCAGCAGCTGGCTCGGGACACCCTGCAGGAGCTCGAttggtgcctggagcagctggagacgCTGCAGACGCACAGGGCGGTCAGCGAGATGGCCTCCAACAag ttCAAGCGGATGCTGAACCGGGAGCTGTCGCACCTGTCCGGGATGAGCCGCTCGGGGAACCAGGTGTCCGAGTACATCGCCAGCACCTTCCTGG aCAAGCAGCCCGAGGTGGAGatccccagccccggccccccCGAGCGGGACAAGCGGCGCCGGCcgccccccgggccgggcggggggggaggggcgcggGCGCTGCCCCCCGGCTGcgacccccgggaccccccccgggacccccccccaggacccccagcccct ccccgctACGGCGTGGAGACCGACAccgaggagcagctgggaaag GAGTTGGACAACCTCAACCAGTGGGGGCTGAACATCTTCAGGGTCTCCGAGTTCTCCAACAACCGCTCCCTGAGCTGCATCATGTTCACCATCTtccag GAGCGTGACCTGGTGCGCAGCTTTGCCATCCCTGAGCGGGCtctcctgggctgggtttgggttaattttgggtggttttgg cactaCCACCCCGACGTGGCGTACCACAACAGCCTGCACGCCGCCGACGTGCTGCAGTCCACGCACGTGCTGCTGGCCAC tcccccatcccaGGATGTCTTCACCGACCTGGAGGTCTTGGCCGCCCTCTTTGCTGCCGCC ATCCACGACGTCGACCACCCCGGCGTGTCCAACCAGTTCCTCATCAACACCA ACTCGGAGCTGGCGCTGCTCTACAACGACGAGTCGGTGCTGGAGAACCATCACCTGGCCGTGGGCTtcaagctgctgcaggagcaggactgCGACATCTTCCAGAACCTGAGCCGGCGGCAGCGGCAGGCGCTGCGCCAGATGGTCATCGACATG GTGCTGGCCACGGACATGTCCAAGCACATGAGCCTCCTGGCCGACCTCAAGACCATGGTGGAGACCAAGAAGGTGACGAGCTcgggggtgctgctgctggacaaCTACACCGACCGCATCCAG GTGCTGCGGAACATGGTGCACTGCGCCGACCTGAGCAACCCCACGAAGCCGCTGGGGCTGTACCGGCAGTGGACGGAGCGGATCATGGAGGAGTTCTTCAGGCAGGGGGACCGGGAGCGGGAGCGCGGCATGGAGATCAGCCCCATGTGCGACAAGCACAGCGCCTCGGTGGAGAAATCGcag GTCGGGTTCATCGATTTCGTGGTGCAGCCGCTGTGGGAGGCCTGGGCCGAGCTCGTTCACCCGGACGCGCGGGAGATGCTGCGGGCGCTGCACGAGAACCGCGAGTGGTTCCGGCTCCGGGCCCCGCTcagccccgagccccccccGGCTCCGGgcccccccccgggccccccccgCTTCCGCTTCGAGCCCCCCCCGGACGGGGACGGGCA GGACCCCTCGCCCCCCGCCCCCCGCCAG CGAGAGGGTCCGGAATGGACGAGCCCCGGCTCCCCGGTGAGTCCCGTCATTTCCCCGGTGCCGGTTCCGGTTCCGGTGTCCGTTCCGCCGGTGACCCCCCCGGTCCCCTCAGACCTGCAGGAGGTTCCGGAGCCGCTGTCGGGAGGCTCCGTGACGGTGCCCGAGCCCCCGGGAACGGTGCGGACACGGCCCAGGTGGGTCGGGGGtctctggggctgggctgccaggtaa